In Hermetia illucens chromosome 1, iHerIll2.2.curated.20191125, whole genome shotgun sequence, one genomic interval encodes:
- the LOC119661710 gene encoding probable salivary secreted peptide yields the protein MKLLIIFAVVILAALVSGESSQKHNVVWGVAGEGDVRLTRSFVKMGSKFLRKVQKVLEYSGKDGYVITSVRCYDQSTDGEGGYATLLRGGPGFKSVEINFKSQRGHGLNFVVDIIGKKSDGKNDVPAGPVLNDIGDIPEPMDD from the exons ATGAAACTTCTTATAATTTTTGCTGTAGTCATTTTGGCAGCGCTAGTCTCCGGAGAATCCAGCCAAAAACATAACGTTGTTTGGGGCGTCGCTGGTGAAGGTGATGTCCGGTTGACCCGTAGTTTTGTTAAGATGGGATCTAAATTCTTGAGGAAGGTTCAAAAAGTTTTGGAATATTCTGGCAAG GATGGTTACGTTATAACCAGCGTTCGTTGTTATGATCAGAGCACTGATGGTGAAGGCGGGTACGCAACTTTACTGAGGGGTGGTCCTGGATTTAAATCCGTAGAGATTAATTTCAAATCTCAGAGAGGACATGGTCTGAATTTTGTTGTGGATATAATCGGAAAGAAAAGTGACGGCAAGAACGACGTCCCAGCTGGTCCAGTGCTAAATGACATAGGAGATATTCCAGAGCCGATGGATGATTAG